One part of the Desulfonema ishimotonii genome encodes these proteins:
- a CDS encoding helix-turn-helix domain-containing protein, producing the protein MTVKIPYDHISEIGDIIHFHRKQSGLSRIDLADIAGVGKTVIYDIEHGKETVKISTLLKVMNALNISLIMDSPLMAQFEERKNEESRGIFS; encoded by the coding sequence ATGACGGTAAAAATCCCTTATGATCATATCTCCGAAATCGGTGACATAATACATTTCCACCGAAAGCAAAGCGGCTTATCGAGAATCGACCTCGCAGACATTGCCGGTGTCGGAAAGACCGTCATATACGACATCGAACATGGAAAAGAAACCGTAAAAATCAGCACGCTGCTGAAGGTGATGAATGCGCTGAACATCAGCCTGATAATGGACAGCCCGCTGATGGCGCAGTTTGAGGAAAGAAAAAATGAGGAGAGCAGAGGTATTTTTTCATGA
- a CDS encoding MATE family efflux transporter, translated as MDSVIETKSALKVGPENKTNWYREVLRVSLPLVVSTSSIMVMEITDRIFLAHYSLDAIAAAIPGGLTAFLFISFFIGVAVYLNVFIAQYTGAGEEKRVGSALWQGIYFSLLAGLIMTLMYFVAAPLFRFSGHVPEVQRLEVIYFRVLCVGSGLNILGIALSCFFMGRGQTRPVMLVNLAGMLFNIPLNCALINGMWGFPELGIAGAGIGTVTSWGLMLILYCVLIFNRENDRRFGVWRNRKIDRGIFLRLMKFGVPGAIQFSMDIFAFTFFVLMVGRIGKVELAVTNIVLSINSLTFMPMMGFSMGTSTLVGQALGRNRPDDAVAVTRSTLHIIYIYIGLMAAFFLFVPEWALSVFQSRNQSPAEYAAIQEMGIVLLRFVAVYIFFDAQYTTYVGALKGAGDTRFIMWSIGILSLAVMVLPICVGIEYFGCELYYAWSCCTLFVFSLFAVSLWRYLRGEWKTMRVIEQKSERVH; from the coding sequence ATGGACTCTGTAATCGAAACAAAATCCGCTCTGAAGGTAGGACCGGAAAATAAAACAAACTGGTATCGGGAGGTGCTGCGGGTCAGCCTGCCCCTGGTGGTGAGTACCTCCAGCATAATGGTCATGGAGATCACCGACCGGATTTTTCTGGCCCATTATTCCCTGGACGCCATTGCCGCAGCCATCCCGGGCGGCCTGACCGCATTTCTTTTTATTTCCTTTTTCATAGGCGTGGCCGTTTATCTCAACGTCTTTATTGCCCAGTATACCGGGGCCGGTGAGGAGAAGCGTGTGGGAAGCGCCCTGTGGCAGGGGATTTATTTTTCTCTGCTGGCCGGTCTGATAATGACCCTGATGTACTTTGTCGCTGCCCCACTGTTCCGGTTCAGCGGCCATGTGCCCGAAGTTCAGCGGCTGGAGGTGATCTATTTCCGGGTGCTTTGTGTGGGATCGGGTCTCAACATTCTGGGAATAGCGCTTTCCTGCTTTTTCATGGGCCGGGGCCAGACCCGTCCGGTCATGCTGGTCAACCTGGCGGGAATGCTGTTCAATATTCCGCTGAACTGTGCGCTGATCAATGGGATGTGGGGATTTCCGGAACTGGGCATTGCCGGGGCCGGTATTGGCACTGTTACGTCGTGGGGACTGATGCTGATCCTCTATTGTGTTCTGATTTTTAACCGGGAAAATGACCGCCGGTTCGGGGTCTGGCGCAACCGGAAAATCGACCGGGGGATTTTTCTGCGCCTGATGAAATTCGGGGTTCCTGGCGCGATCCAGTTCAGCATGGACATTTTTGCGTTTACCTTTTTCGTACTCATGGTGGGCCGTATCGGCAAGGTGGAACTGGCGGTGACCAACATTGTCCTCTCCATCAATTCGCTGACATTCATGCCCATGATGGGGTTTTCAATGGGAACGAGTACCCTGGTGGGACAGGCCCTGGGCCGGAACCGGCCTGATGATGCGGTGGCCGTGACTCGGAGTACGCTGCACATCATTTATATCTACATCGGCCTGATGGCTGCGTTTTTCCTGTTTGTTCCCGAATGGGCCCTGAGTGTTTTCCAGTCCCGGAATCAGTCTCCTGCCGAATATGCGGCCATTCAGGAGATGGGCATCGTGCTGCTCCGGTTTGTGGCCGTGTACATCTTTTTTGATGCCCAGTACACCACATATGTGGGGGCGCTCAAGGGGGCCGGAGATACCCGGTTCATCATGTGGAGCATCGGAATATTATCTCTGGCCGTGATGGTATTGCCTATCTGTGTCGGCATTGAATATTTTGGCTGCGAGCTGTATTACGCATGGAGCTGCTGCACCCTGTTTGT